The genomic segment CTATCTCGACACCCTTGTCGCCCAGATCGAAGAGGTCGTCCAAAAGTACGACGCGGACGGCATCTTCCTCGATATCGTGGGCATCCGCAAATGCTACTGCCAGTCCTGCATCCGATCGGCGCGTGCAGAAGGCATCGATCCCCGCGACGAGAGCGCGATGCGGCCGCTGTGGGAACGGACCTACCTACGTTATGCGGAGCGGACGAACGAGGCCGTCCATAAGTATCGCCCGGAGCTCCCGGTGTTCCACAACGGCGGTCATATCCCGCAGGGCAGACGGGAGTTGGCCTTCCTGAACACGCACCAACTGGAGCTGGAGTCCTTGCCGACCGGCGGCTGGGGTTACGACCATTTCCCGCTATCCGCGCGGTACGTCCAGCAGCTCGGCCGTCCTTTTCTCGGCATGACGGGCAAGTTCCACTTGTCCTGGGGCGAATTCGGCGGCTACAAGCATCCGAACGCCCTTCGGTACGAGACGGCGCTGAGCTTGGCAAACGGCGCAGGCTGCTCCGTCGGGGACCAGCTGCATCCGGACGGCCTGATGGACGAAGCTACGTACCGGCTGATCGGCGAGGCGTACAAGGAAGTGGAGGCAAAAGAAGCATGGTGCGCGGATACGGTCAATGTCGCGGACATTGCGGTCTTTGGCCTCGAGGCTTCAGGCCGTTTCCGCGGCGTCGGCGGCAACGTTTTGGATGCAGACAAAGGGGCGGCGCGTATGCTGCTGGAGACCAACCGGCTGTTCGACATTGTGGACCTGCAATCGGATTGGACGGCCTACGCCGTGCTTATCCTGCCGGACCTGATCCCCGCCGACGCCGAGATCGAAGCGAAGCTCGCGGCCTATGTCGGTCAGGGCGGCCGAGTGCTCGCCACGGGAAGCGCCGGCCTTCGCCCCGACGGCTCCGGCTTCGCCCTCGACTTTGGCGCGCGCTGGATCGGCTCCAATCCGTACAAGCCGGACTACTTCGTGCCTGCCGCCCCGTTCGGTCCGGGCGAAGGCGCATCCGCCGTCATGTACGGCGAAGGCCAGCGCATCGAAGTCGCGGGCGGCCGGGTGCTCGGCTACCGCGAGAATCCGTACTTTAACCGGGACGCCTTCTCCTTCTCGTCCCATCTTCACACGCCGAACGACAAGAGCAGCCGCGAGCCCGGCATGATCGAACACGACGCCGGCATCTATATCGCCTGGAACGTCTTCGGCGCCTACGCCGAGCACGGCAATCTCGTGCTGCGCCAGATGGTGGACTATGCACTCGGCCGCCTGCTCGCCGCGCCGACGCTCGCGACCTCGCTTCCCGCGCAGGGCGTGACGACTGTGCAGGAACAACCGTCCCATCGTCGTCTCGTTCATCATCTGCTGTACGCCTCCCCCGTCCGCCGCGGGCGAAATGTCGAGATCATCGAAGACGTGCTCCCGATCTACGACGTCGCGTGCACGGTGCGCACCGACCGTCCGGTCGGAAGCATCTATCTGGCGCCGCAGATGACCGAGCTGCCGTTTACTGCGCAGGATGGCGCGGTCAGCTATACGGTCCCGGTAGTCGAGTGCCACCAGATGGTCGTGCTGCAGTTCGCGTGAGTGCAGCATAGGACATTGAAGCCTGTTGCGTCCGCAGGCGCAGATTTTGCTCTTGCAGCGCTGCTGCGGCCGTTTGCTGCGGCTGTAGCGCAAATACTAAAAAAGCTCGCCCTCCGCCTGGCCATGAAGGCCATGCGGAGGGCGAGTTATTTTTCCATCTTCCCGCTTAATGAATCGTCAGATTAAACCCAGGCTGCAGGTAATACAGGCTCGGATACGCAACATTGCTCGTCGTCAATCCGTTGAACGTCGCCGAGCCGTTGCCGGTGTAGGTGTAGATGGCCGCGCCTTGGTGCGGACCGGAGAAGCGCGAAGTCGTCACGCCGTCGAGTCCCGTGCCGTTGATGTTGATGTTGTTGAACACGATATTCTCGAAGCCGCCGCCGTAGCCGAACTGGATCGCGTCGCGCTGCGTATTGAGGATGTCGATGTTCGTGAACGTCACGTTGCGGATGGCGTCGTTCGACGCTTCCAGATCGATCGCGCCCCGTTCGCCGTTGTACAGGTCCTGGCTCGTGCCGCTATTAATGATCGTCGTGTCCGAGAATACGATGCCGGTGTTGTTCTGGAAATGGTAGCCCGGGAACACGGTGTTCATCCGGATGCCGGAGCCGCCGACCGTGTCGACGATCAGGTTGTGGTCCGCCTTGTGGCCGCTGCCGCCGAAGAAGGCGATGCCGCCCGCGCGCCAGTTGTTCTCGATCGTGTTGTAGGAAAACGTGTTGTTGACGCCGGCCGGCGCGCCGTTCGTGTTGCTGGTCCAGACGGCCAGCGCGTCGTCGCCGTTGTTGCGCAGATTGCTGTTGCGGACGATCGAATTGCTCGTGCCCTGGGCGAAGTTGACGCCGTCGGCCAGGTTGTTGCGGATGCGGCTGTTCTCGATCGTCAGTCCGTTCGCATAGATCGCGGGCGTATGCGCATAATCGCCGACCCAGAAGCCGCATTCGAAGTGCTCGACCCATACGTCGTGAATCGTGGAGTTCGAGCCGAAGTTATCCATGAAGCCTTTGTAAATCGCATTTTGGCCGTAGCGCGACCGAAGCTTGGAGTTCATATAGACGTTGCTGAAATCCAGCTTGCCGGAGATGCGCAGCGAGATGCCGCCGCCAGCCGCGTTGGGGTTCGTGAACTGGATGTTCGTATGCCAGATGCCCGCACCCGTAACGGTCAGGTTGTTGATCATGCTGCTGGCAGAGCCGATCTCCCACATGCTGCTCAGGTTAAACGTACCCTCAGGAATGTAGAGCGTCTTGCCGGCCGCGACGGCCGCCGTCACCGCGGATTTGAACGCCGCGAGATCGTCCTGTCCGTCATTCGCCACAGCGCCGTAGTCGGTTACCGATACGGCGCCCGACGGACGGGCAATGGCGGTCGGCACCGGCTCGATTTCCAGGAAGTCGACGCCGTATTCCAGGCTGTCCCCGTTGCCCTTCTGAATCCGGATCGTGTCGCCCGGCGCAAGCGGCGTATCCATCTTCCAGTGCACTTCGTCGAATCGGAAAAGCGGTCTTCCGCCGCCCGGCGCATCCGCCGGCATGTCGCCGGAGAAGTACTGCCAGTTGTAATACGACGAGAGCGATACCGTCTTCACCTTGGTCCCGTTGACGTAGACGTCAAGCGCGCCGTTCAGGCCCATGCCGTCGCCGGAGTCGGGCATCGTAAACCGCATCGTGACGCCCGCGCCGCCCTGTCCCTGGCGCACGGTCCACTGCGCATAGGAGCCGTTCGACGGCAGCGCCACGTATTTCTGGCCGGACGCCTCCGAGGCGATCAGCGCCTGGTCGAAGTTCGGCGCAGCCTGCAGCGTCGCGCCGCCCCCTCTCGTCGCATCCTCCGTGTCGTACCGGAAGTACGGCATGCTCGCGCCGCGCGCCGCATAGACGGTGAGCGTGGATGCGCTTGTATTATTGGTCTGCTTGGTCGGGACTTCGTTGCCGTCCGCGGCGACGGTCGTCGTCACCGTGTAGCTGCCGCTGCCCGCCGTCCACGTGCCCGGGATGGCGACGTTGGCGGAAGCGCCCGCTGCCAGCGATCCGCTATAAGAGCCGTTCAGCGTCTGGACGGTCGTGCCTGCGCCGTTTTTAATCGCGAGCGAGATCGCGTGCGCGCCGGCTGCCGAAGCGATCGTGCCCTGATTTTTCAAATTGACCGTGAAGCTGACGGCGCTATTCGCGGTCGGGGTGCCCGGCGACCACGATGTCGCGGCGACCAGATCCGAGCTAGAAACGGGCGCAACCGTAAGCGGTGCGGCATTTGTATAGCTGTTGTTCGCTTCGTTCTGTTCGATGACGGCGTTGTTCTCGTCGACCTTGGCCGAGAGCGTATAGGAAGCCGCGGTCTTGGCGCCCGCGCTCACCGAGACGTTCGCCGTAGCACCCGCGGCCAGCGCGCCGACCTGCGCGGTGCCGGCGGCATCTCCGTTCAGGTAGAAGTTGACCGTCGTGGCGGCGGATGCCGCCGTGCCGATGTTTTTAACGGTCGCGTTCAGTGTGAGAGCGTCGGTCTCGATCGGCGAAGCCGGCGACCAGGACATGCCCGTAATCGTCAGGTCCGGATTGGCGGCCGGCGTGCCGAACACCTGGAATTCGGCGATCTGTCCGGCCGGCGCGCCGGTATTCGCCGTGATGTTCAGCTGCAGACGCTTCACCGTTGCCGTCACGGGAATCGTCACCGTGTTGCCGGATGCCGGGTTAAACGTGTAGGTCTGCGAGGAGACCAGGTTCGAGAAGGTTGTGGTCGACTGATTGTGGCCGAGCACCTGAATCGTCTGGGTCCTCGTGCCCCATTCCGTAGCGGGGTTCAGCTTGAGCACGATGGAAGTGATATCCTGGTTGGCGCCGAAATCGAGCGTCAGCGTGCTCGGATTGCCGCCGCCTTCCCAGTACGTGGCGGTGTTGTTGTCGTTTGCGTTGGCGGCCACGAAGGATTGCGTATTTGAGGACGCAACGATCGATTTGCCGATCGCAATGTTGCCGCCCGGCGGCGGCGTAGCGGTCGGCGTCGCGGTTGGGGTTGCCGTAGGCGTCGCCGTCGGGGTCGCGGTTGGGGTTGCCGTAGGCGTCGCCGTCGGGGTCGCGGTTGGCGTTGCTGTCGGGGTCGCCGTTGGCGTGGCGGTCGGCGACGTGCCGGCATCGACCGTGATCTGATCCAGATTCACGTTGGCAGAATCGCCTGCGTCGAATTTGTACGCAATCGTATTGCTGCCGGCGTTCAAGGTCAAGGCTTCCGTTTGCGTGCCCCAGGTGTCCCAGTTAGCCAGACTCGCGAGCGTGGTCTGACGGATCTTGACGCCGTTGACGTAGACGGACAGCGTTCTGGCGGCGCCGTTCGCGTTGCCGTACTTCAGCGTCACGTTCCGGCTGCCCGCTGCGGCTGCGTTGACCGTGAACGTCGTCGTCGCCCCTTGCGTCCAGTAGCCGTCGACGAAACCCGTTCCCGCGTAGCCCGCATGGTCCGTATTCACCTTGGCACCGCCCGATAACGCGGCATTTTCTGCTTGGTACGTACCCGGAGGCGGCGTTGGCGTCGGCGTCGTGCCGGCCGCAGCGTAGATCTCGAACTCCGACAGCTGTGCCGCCGGCCAGCCCGTGTTGGCGGTCACGTTCAAACGAACGTACCGGGTGGACGTCGCCGTGAAGTTGATCGTGACGGCGTTGCCGGCTACGGCCGGGTTAAACGTATAGTTCGCAGAACTCACGATGTTGGCAAACGTTGAACCGTTCGCGCTGCCCTGAACGGCCAGCGTCTGCGTGCGCGTTTCCCAGCTTGACGGCAGCTTCAGCACGATCTGGTCGATGTTCACGCTCGCGCCCAGATCGACCTGAATCCATTGCGGGAAAGCGTTGTTCGCGCTCTCCCAATAGGTGCTTGCATTGCCGTCTTTGACGTTGTCCGGCGCATACGTCTGCGATTGGCCGCTCGCGGTAATCGTCTTGCCGATCGTCAGATTCGCGCCTCCGGCCGCGAACGCCGGAGAAAAAGAACCGGCGGCAGAGATCCATCCGGTGATCAGCACAATAAGAGCGAGCATCCATGCTGCGTGCTTTTGTCGCATTATAGTCCTCCTTAAATGGGATTGGGCCGATGTTCGAAGTCTCATTCGCAATGATAGCGGTTACAAGTAGTGACGAACCGATATAACCCGACTGCTTCGGTTTGCTCATGCGCGGCTTGCCTCCATCCTCCCTTCCTCAACTTTACGTACAGCTTTATTATAGTGAGGCGTTCCGCTTGACTATAAGGCGTGATATTACGAAGATGGTAGCCGATTCCAAGCACCTGGGAAACGAAACGTAAAAACAGGCCGACCAGGGATCCTGGCTGACCTGCATCGATAAACCGTTTATACGGCAAGTTACTGCAATCCCCGCGACTGGTCGATCCAGCGAAGCAGCGTCTGCACGTATCGCTTCAAATACTTGAGCGTCGTCTCGTCCGTCAGACGGCCGCGCTCGGCATCCACTTTTTCCATGACCTGAGAAATGTACATTTTCTGAAAAGGCAGCACCCAGGCCTGCGTCGCCTCCAGCGTCTGCCGGATCTGCTGCTGCGAAAGGATCGTGCCCTTGGGACCCGGCGTCGCGCCGACGATGCCGACAGGCTTGTGAATCAACGCGGCCGAGCGGGTGGGCGTGGACGCCCAATCCAGCGCGTTTTTCAGTACGCCGGGAATGCCCGAATTGTACTCCGGGCTCACGATCAGCAGCCCGTCCGCGCCCCGGATCGCCTCGCGGTAAAGCCGCACGGCCTCGGGGCCGTCGCCAACGTCGATATCCGCATTGTATAAAGGCAAATCCGCGATCGATATGTATTCGTAAGCCGCTTCTTCATCCAGGCTAAGCTCCGGCACGGTGGCCGCGATCATGCGATTGTACGACTGCTCCCTCAGGCTCCCCACGATGATGCCGATCTTTTTCATCCCGATACGCCTCCCCCTTAAGTTGAAGTTAAAAACCGCATATATACATCTATTTGCGCCGGCACGGCCCCTTTTAGGAAGCAAAGATGCAAATCAGCATCTTTTTCCTCCTGCCGCCCGGATGAACATCGTTTTCATCCAACCGAACGACTCCGGCACGCCGCCCCCGTAGAAAGGGACGACCGCTTGACTGGCCGGCCGTCCCTTCGTTGCATTAGCGGTTGGCGAGGTAAGCCGCGACTTCGGCGAGTCGCGAGGCGTAGCCCCATTCATTGTCGTACCAGGCTGCGATCGATACGATGTCTCCTTGTACCTGCGTCAGCGGCAGGTCGATGATCGAAGAATGCGAATCGCCGACGATGCGCGAGGACGCCCATTCGCCTTCCAGCACGTCCAGCACGCCCTTGAGCTCGCCTTCGGCAGCCGCTGCCCGGAACATATCGTTGATCTCCTGCGCGGTGACCGGCTTGTCGGTGATCAGGTTGAGCTCGGCGATGCTGCCGGTCCGGGTCGGAATCCGGTAGGCCTTGCCTGTAATCTGAAGATCGGGCCAGATGAACTTGAGCGCCTTGGCCGCGCCGGACGACGACGGAATGATGTTCTCCGCCGCTGCCCACGAGTCGCGGCGGTCCTTCATCGGCTGATCGGTCAGCGACTGGGTGTTCGTGTACGAATGGACGGTCGAGAACAAGCCGTGCTTAATGCCGAAGTTCTCGCGAACCAGCTTGACGACCGGAGCCAGCGCGTTGGTTGTGCAGCTCGCCATGCTGATGATCTTGTGCTTGTCCGGATCGAAGTGGTCGAGATTGATCCCCTTCAGCAGCACCGCGTCGCAATCGTCCAGCGTCTTGCTCGGGCCGCTGACGAGTACGCGCTTGGCGCCGCGGTCCAGGTGAACCTGGGCGACCGAACGCGTCACGGCACGGCCGGTACAGTCGATGACCAGGTCCACGCCGAGCGCCTGCCAGTCCGGCACCTCGCTTGCGGAGTTGATGTACTGGATGTCCCGGCCGCCGATGACGATGCTGCCTTCGCCGCCGGATACCGCCTCGGGCCACCTTTTATAGTTAGTGTCGACCTCGAACAGCGCGGCCAGCGTGGCCTCGTCCTTGATGTCCGAGATGGATACAGGTACGAACAGATTGTCTTGAAGGGCGACTCTGAGCAACTGTCTGCCGATGCGTCCAAATCCGAATACCGCTATTTTGCCCATGTTAACCCTCCGCTATGAATAGAATGAATTTTCCTTGCCTCTTCAATTTACACCGAATCCCGGTCGGATTGAAGAGCCTGGGGAATTAATTCGCGCACTTCGATCTGCAGCAGGTTAGCTTCGATCTGTTCGCGGTGCGGTTCGTACCACGAAGGGAGCATCAGCTTGCCGCCCAGCGTTTCCGCAGGCTCGTCGTTCGCGAATCCGGGCGGATCCGTGGCGATCTCGAACAGAATGCCGCCGCTCTCGCGGAAATAGATAGCGTTGAAGTATTGGCGGTCGATAACCTCCGTCGGGTAGAAGCCGGCTTCGCTTACGTGCTGCTGCCACTGTACGTGTTCTTCAAAGTCCTTGGCCCTCCAGGCGATATGATGAATCGTGCCGGCACCCGGCGTCCCCCAAGGCATGTCGGTCGTCGGAATGTCGACGATGTTGCCGATGTCGCCGAATGCCCGGAAGCGGGTATACCCGTCCTCTTCGCCGATGCGGGTCATGCCGAGCACATGCTCGAGGACCGCCCCCGTCTGCTTGACGTTTGCGCTGAACAGGATGGCGCCGCCGAAGCCCTTGATGGCCTTGTCAGCCGTGATGCCGCCGAACGACCATTCGCTGTTGGCGCCCGCTTCGCGTTCGACGAGCTCCAGGCGCAGGCCTTCGTTGTCCTCGAACTGTACGAAGTTTTCCCCGAAGCGCGACGTCTTCTCGAACGAAATTCCGAAGCTTGCGAGACGTTCTTCCCAGAAAGCAAGGGCGCCGGCCGGCACGACATAAGTCGTTACGCCGACTTGGCCGCCGCCGACCTTGCCCTTGCGGGAGCCGGGATGCGGGAAGAAGGTAATGATCGTGCCAGGGCTGCCGTTCTTATCGCCGAAGTAGAGGTGGTACACTTCGGGGGCGTCGAAGTTGATCGTCTTCTTGACGAGCCGGAGGCCCAGGACGCCGGCATAGAAGTCGACGTTTTCCTGCGGATTTCTGGCGAATGCGGTGATATGGTGGATACCTGCGGTTTGGATGGTAGTCATGATTGATTCACTCCTCGTTTATGTTAGGAAACGCACGATTGGGTTAGCCGATTAAAATAAGTTGAACACGTTGTCGAGCGAGTATGCGCCCGCGCCGGTCAGCGCCACGCCGATCGCGATGGCGAGCATGACGAGCGGGTATTCGTAGCCATTTGCCGTCGACCATACGCCGTTAGGAGCGTGGACCTTGATGGCGCCGATCATGGCAAGCGCGATCAGGACCGCGGCGACCGGCGTCAGCAGACCGACCGTGAACAACGCGCCGCCCAGGAATTCCATGAGCCCGGCGATGACGGCCATCGCGACGCCCGGCTTGATGCCGACCGATTCCATCCAGCCGCCCGTTCCCTTCGGTCCGTAGCCGCCGAACATGCCGAACAGCTTTTGCGCCCCATGCCCCACAAACAACAAACCTACAACGATTCGAATGATCAGCAATCCCGTATCCATCATGATAATTCTCTCCTTTAAAATGTTTATTTTAATTTTCTTTAATTAAAGATATTAGGTCGGCGAAAACTTGATCGTCTAAATCGGTTCGCGCCATCCCTCGCCTTGCTGCTGACTCACTAGCGTCGTCTTTTCCATCGTCGTTGCCATTGCCATCGTCCTTGCCATCGTGCCAGCCATTCGTTATTCCTCATTTCGCCGTTTGTTTTGGTTCGCTTCACTGTGTTTGTTTGGTTCGTTCATCTCTTGAATTAAAGATAATTGATTTGAAGCATTTTGTCAACACCCCTTTTAAAGGTTTTGGGAAGGCTCTCTTTCGCGCAGGCTCGGTTTGTTTCTAGTTAGGAGTTCTAGCGGTATGGCGACGTCCTCGAGGGTTGGTTTGTTTCTAGATGGGACTTCCTGCCACGTGGTCGCATGACGGAGGGCAGGTTAGTTTCTAGATGGGACTTCCTGCGATGTGGTGGTATCCTCGAGAGCGGGTTTGTTTCTAGTTGGGACTTCCTGCGATGTGGTGGCATCCTGGAGGGCGGGTTTGTTTCTAGTTGGGACTTCCTGCGACGTAGCGGCATCCTGGAGGGCGGGTTTGTTTCTAGATGGGACTTCCTGCGATGTGGTGGCATGCCGGAGGGCGGGTTTGTTTCTAGATGGGACTTCCTGCGATGTGGTGGCATGCCGGAGGGCAGGTTTGTTTCTAAATAAGACTTCCTAGGATGTGGTGGCATCCTGGAGGTGGGTTTGTTTCTAGTTGGGACTTCCTGCGATGTGGTGGCATGCCGGAGGGCAGGTTTGTTTCTAAATAAGACTTCCTAGGATGTGGTGGCATCCTGGAGGTGGGTTTGTTTCTAGTTGGGACTTCCTGCGACGTAGCGGCATCCTGCAGGATTGGTTTGCTCCCATATGAAGTGAACTGCGCCCTGCGCCGTCCGGACTCTCTTCCCCGCGTTTCCGTTTCGCGCAAAAAAACGCCGGAACCATCCATTCGGATGGCGCCGGCGGTTGATTGCTAAATCGATTGGTTCATCCGTGATGCTTGGGCACGAGCGTGCACAACCGGTTGGAAAACCGGCTGCCCCATACGGCGACCGCGATCAGAACGATTACGGCGGAGGCCGACAGCGCCAGCGGGGTTAGCGAGTGCGAGAACAGTGCGAGTACGGCCAGCGCTGCGAGTCCCGTTGCATGCGGTACAGCGAACATTCGGGATACGATCCATATAAAGATCGCGTTGCTCAGCAGATAAAGTGCCGGGGAACCCAATACGACCAACGCTACGCCGGGCTCCAGATGCCCGGTCGGATGCGCGAGCAGAAATTCGTCCGCGACGGCCGACAGCACGATGCCTCCCGCCAACAGCAGGTGCGTATACGTATAGGCCGCTCTCGCCAGCTGTCCCGGGACGCTCGCGTTTACGATATAGTGATGGCCGATACGCGAGGTCGTCTCAAAGTAGATCCACCACATAGACACCGTGCCCAAGAACGAGACGAGAAACGCCAGCACCGTCTCCGCGTTTCTCTCCAGCCCCGCAAAAGTGGCGCCCATGACGA from the Cohnella hashimotonis genome contains:
- a CDS encoding alpha-amylase family protein, with protein sequence MRFRQVHLDFHTSELIESIGSSFSAQQFQDMLKLGHVDSITVFSKCHHGWAYHPTTANEMHPHLSFDLLGAQIEAAHAIGVKTPVYLSAGLDEKLARVHPEWLVRRADESTQWAPDFLTAGYHEFCMNTPYLDTLVAQIEEVVQKYDADGIFLDIVGIRKCYCQSCIRSARAEGIDPRDESAMRPLWERTYLRYAERTNEAVHKYRPELPVFHNGGHIPQGRRELAFLNTHQLELESLPTGGWGYDHFPLSARYVQQLGRPFLGMTGKFHLSWGEFGGYKHPNALRYETALSLANGAGCSVGDQLHPDGLMDEATYRLIGEAYKEVEAKEAWCADTVNVADIAVFGLEASGRFRGVGGNVLDADKGAARMLLETNRLFDIVDLQSDWTAYAVLILPDLIPADAEIEAKLAAYVGQGGRVLATGSAGLRPDGSGFALDFGARWIGSNPYKPDYFVPAAPFGPGEGASAVMYGEGQRIEVAGGRVLGYRENPYFNRDAFSFSSHLHTPNDKSSREPGMIEHDAGIYIAWNVFGAYAEHGNLVLRQMVDYALGRLLAAPTLATSLPAQGVTTVQEQPSHRRLVHHLLYASPVRRGRNVEIIEDVLPIYDVACTVRTDRPVGSIYLAPQMTELPFTAQDGAVSYTVPVVECHQMVVLQFA
- a CDS encoding CARDB domain-containing protein gives rise to the protein MRQKHAAWMLALIVLITGWISAAGSFSPAFAAGGANLTIGKTITASGQSQTYAPDNVKDGNASTYWESANNAFPQWIQVDLGASVNIDQIVLKLPSSWETRTQTLAVQGSANGSTFANIVSSANYTFNPAVAGNAVTINFTATSTRYVRLNVTANTGWPAAQLSEFEIYAAAGTTPTPTPPPGTYQAENAALSGGAKVNTDHAGYAGTGFVDGYWTQGATTTFTVNAAAAGSRNVTLKYGNANGAARTLSVYVNGVKIRQTTLASLANWDTWGTQTEALTLNAGSNTIAYKFDAGDSANVNLDQITVDAGTSPTATPTATPTATPTATPTATPTATPTATPTATPTATPTATPTATPPPGGNIAIGKSIVASSNTQSFVAANANDNNTATYWEGGGNPSTLTLDFGANQDITSIVLKLNPATEWGTRTQTIQVLGHNQSTTTFSNLVSSQTYTFNPASGNTVTIPVTATVKRLQLNITANTGAPAGQIAEFQVFGTPAANPDLTITGMSWSPASPIETDALTLNATVKNIGTAASAATTVNFYLNGDAAGTAQVGALAAGATANVSVSAGAKTAASYTLSAKVDENNAVIEQNEANNSYTNAAPLTVAPVSSSDLVAATSWSPGTPTANSAVSFTVNLKNQGTIASAAGAHAISLAIKNGAGTTVQTLNGSYSGSLAAGASANVAIPGTWTAGSGSYTVTTTVAADGNEVPTKQTNNTSASTLTVYAARGASMPYFRYDTEDATRGGGATLQAAPNFDQALIASEASGQKYVALPSNGSYAQWTVRQGQGGAGVTMRFTMPDSGDGMGLNGALDVYVNGTKVKTVSLSSYYNWQYFSGDMPADAPGGGRPLFRFDEVHWKMDTPLAPGDTIRIQKGNGDSLEYGVDFLEIEPVPTAIARPSGAVSVTDYGAVANDGQDDLAAFKSAVTAAVAAGKTLYIPEGTFNLSSMWEIGSASSMINNLTVTGAGIWHTNIQFTNPNAAGGGISLRISGKLDFSNVYMNSKLRSRYGQNAIYKGFMDNFGSNSTIHDVWVEHFECGFWVGDYAHTPAIYANGLTIENSRIRNNLADGVNFAQGTSNSIVRNSNLRNNGDDALAVWTSNTNGAPAGVNNTFSYNTIENNWRAGGIAFFGGSGHKADHNLIVDTVGGSGIRMNTVFPGYHFQNNTGIVFSDTTIINSGTSQDLYNGERGAIDLEASNDAIRNVTFTNIDILNTQRDAIQFGYGGGFENIVFNNININGTGLDGVTTSRFSGPHQGAAIYTYTGNGSATFNGLTTSNVAYPSLYYLQPGFNLTIH
- a CDS encoding NADPH-dependent FMN reductase → MKKIGIIVGSLREQSYNRMIAATVPELSLDEEAAYEYISIADLPLYNADIDVGDGPEAVRLYREAIRGADGLLIVSPEYNSGIPGVLKNALDWASTPTRSAALIHKPVGIVGATPGPKGTILSQQQIRQTLEATQAWVLPFQKMYISQVMEKVDAERGRLTDETTLKYLKRYVQTLLRWIDQSRGLQ
- a CDS encoding type I glyceraldehyde-3-phosphate dehydrogenase — protein: MGKIAVFGFGRIGRQLLRVALQDNLFVPVSISDIKDEATLAALFEVDTNYKRWPEAVSGGEGSIVIGGRDIQYINSASEVPDWQALGVDLVIDCTGRAVTRSVAQVHLDRGAKRVLVSGPSKTLDDCDAVLLKGINLDHFDPDKHKIISMASCTTNALAPVVKLVRENFGIKHGLFSTVHSYTNTQSLTDQPMKDRRDSWAAAENIIPSSSGAAKALKFIWPDLQITGKAYRIPTRTGSIAELNLITDKPVTAQEINDMFRAAAAEGELKGVLDVLEGEWASSRIVGDSHSSIIDLPLTQVQGDIVSIAAWYDNEWGYASRLAEVAAYLANR
- a CDS encoding ring-cleaving dioxygenase; translated protein: MTTIQTAGIHHITAFARNPQENVDFYAGVLGLRLVKKTINFDAPEVYHLYFGDKNGSPGTIITFFPHPGSRKGKVGGGQVGVTTYVVPAGALAFWEERLASFGISFEKTSRFGENFVQFEDNEGLRLELVEREAGANSEWSFGGITADKAIKGFGGAILFSANVKQTGAVLEHVLGMTRIGEEDGYTRFRAFGDIGNIVDIPTTDMPWGTPGAGTIHHIAWRAKDFEEHVQWQQHVSEAGFYPTEVIDRQYFNAIYFRESGGILFEIATDPPGFANDEPAETLGGKLMLPSWYEPHREQIEANLLQIEVRELIPQALQSDRDSV
- a CDS encoding DoxX family protein; protein product: MMDTGLLIIRIVVGLLFVGHGAQKLFGMFGGYGPKGTGGWMESVGIKPGVAMAVIAGLMEFLGGALFTVGLLTPVAAVLIALAMIGAIKVHAPNGVWSTANGYEYPLVMLAIAIGVALTGAGAYSLDNVFNLF